Within the Candidatus Methylomirabilota bacterium genome, the region CTTCCGTCCGGCCGTCCACAGGGCGTCCTGGGTGACCTCCTCGGCATCCTGATGCGAGCTGGTGATGCGGAGGGCGAGCCGATAGACCCGGTCGGCGAAGCGCTCCACGAGCTGCTCCATGGCCCGGGGCGCTTCGTGCCGCAGCGCTTCCACCAGCACCGCGTCCGGATCTTCACGGCGTGCGCTGGTCATGTTCACCGGCGCTCGCTCCCGTACACTGTCAGGTAGCGTTTGACCTCGTCGACGCATTGCTCCATCACCGTGATGTCCTTCGTCACCTTCGTCATGAGAATCGCGCCCTCGAGAGAGGCCACCAGGAAGTGCGCCACGGCCTCGGGGCGGCAAGCCTCGCTCAGTGTCTGGCGGTGTCGGGCTTCTCGCAGCGCTTCGGTGATGCGGTCGCGCCACGCGGAGAACACCTCGGCCAGCCTGGCCCGGAAACCCTCGTGCACGTCCGAAAGCTCGGATGCCAGGTTGCCCATAGGGCACCCCCCCACGCAGTTGTGGGCGCGTTGGGCCGCGACGATGCGGTCCAGGAAGCAGCGGATCTGGCCCAGGGGATCGCCCTGGGGATCCGAAAAGCAGGGGTTGAGGGTCCGTTCGAGGAACCCGCTGATGATCGTGTCCAGAATGGCGTGGCCGAGCTCCTCCTTGCTCCGGAAGAAGTGGTAGAAGCTGCCCTTGCCCACTCCGCTCTCGCGGAGCACGTCGTCCAGCGAAGTCCCGTGGTAGCCCTTGATCGACATCAGACGGGTCGCCGTGGCGACGATCGCCTCTCGCGTCTGCCTGCCCTCTCGGACTTTGCTCTGGGTCGTCATCATTGTACCAACCGGTTGTACCGACCGGTCGGTACAGACAGTACCCCACGCTTCCTCTACCCGTCAACCCCTACTTTCTGGGGCCAGGGTTGGGTCCCGGCGCCGGCTCCGCCGGCGCAATCCCCGTCCTGGGAGGCCTGGGAGGGGGCCGTCGAGCCGTCGAGGCCCCTCCGACTAAAACAGCGGGCCCGCCACCCGCAGGGCGGCCATCACGACGGGCTTCGGGTAGATGCCGAGGACGACGACCCCGATGACGCACAGGATCAGGGCAACGGCCAGCGTCCCCTCGATCGGCACCCGCGCCATCCGTGGTGGGGGGTCGATGTACATCCGCTTGGCGACGATCAGGTAGTAGAAGAGGGCGACCACGGTCAGGATGGCGCCTGTCAGGACAAGCCAGTACAGCCCAGCTCCGGCCGCTGCCCAGAAGACGTAGAGCTTCGCCCAGAAGCCGGCTACGAACGGGATACCACCCAACGACAGCAGGAACAGCAGCATCGCCAGGGCCAGCAGCGGGGCGCGCTGGGCCAGGCCACGGAGGGCTGCCACGTGCTCGGAGCCCTCGGCGCGGGCCACGGCCTCGACCACCAGGAAGGCGCCCATGTTGCCGAAGACGTACGCCACCAGGTAGAAGAGCACCATCGCTGTTCCCGTCGCCGAAGCCGCCGCGACCCCGACCAGCATGTACCCGATGTGGGCGACGCCCGAGTACGCGAGCAGCCGCTTGGTGTTCTGCTGGGGGAGCGCCATGAGGTTGCCGGCCACGATCGTGACGGCGGCGAGGCCCGACGCCACCGGCATCCACCGCGCGACCTCCGGGCCCACGCCCTCGAAGTAGACGCGGAAGAGGGCGATGAAGCCGGCCGCCTTGGGCGCGACCGACAGCCAGGCCACGAAGGGCGTGCCGGCCGCCTCGTACGCGTCGGGCACCCACATGTGGAAGGGGACGGCGGCGATCTTGAATCCGAAGCCGGCAAACGCCATCAGGAGCCCCAAGATCAGGAGGGGGTCCCCCGCACCCAGGGCCGT harbors:
- a CDS encoding TetR family transcriptional regulator C-terminal domain-containing protein, whose protein sequence is MMTTQSKVREGRQTREAIVATATRLMSIKGYHGTSLDDVLRESGVGKGSFYHFFRSKEELGHAILDTIISGFLERTLNPCFSDPQGDPLGQIRCFLDRIVAAQRAHNCVGGCPMGNLASELSDVHEGFRARLAEVFSAWRDRITEALREARHRQTLSEACRPEAVAHFLVASLEGAILMTKVTKDITVMEQCVDEVKRYLTVYGSERR
- a CDS encoding NADH-quinone oxidoreductase subunit N — protein: MTPFLLELGLAALVLVVFVATLLARGADRRWVGWLATGGVLLLGALTWAVPPTPPALGGMFVQDGLAIFAKRLFLAATFIGLLGGLRQPGAVFARRAGEYHLLLLTSLLGMLVLASARDLILLFVAFELMSMPLYVLSGFAKREATAVEAALKFFLVGSVSSAVMAYGLSFVYGSARTTGLDGVATALGAGDPLLILGLLMAFAGFGFKIAAVPFHMWVPDAYEAAGTPFVAWLSVAPKAAGFIALFRVYFEGVGPEVARWMPVASGLAAVTIVAGNLMALPQQNTKRLLAYSGVAHIGYMLVGVAAASATGTAMVLFYLVAYVFGNMGAFLVVEAVARAEGSEHVAALRGLAQRAPLLALAMLLFLLSLGGIPFVAGFWAKLYVFWAAAGAGLYWLVLTGAILTVVALFYYLIVAKRMYIDPPPRMARVPIEGTLAVALILCVIGVVVLGIYPKPVVMAALRVAGPLF